A window of Fragaria vesca subsp. vesca linkage group LG7, FraVesHawaii_1.0, whole genome shotgun sequence contains these coding sequences:
- the LOC101296902 gene encoding UDP-glucose flavonoid 3-O-glucosyltransferase 7-like, giving the protein MAMETKSCQQLHIFILPYMARGHSIPLTDIAKLFSSHGARCTIVTTPLNAPLFSKATQRGEIELVLIKFPSAEAGLPQDCESADLIITQDMVGKFIKATFLLEPQFEKILDEHRPHCLVADAFFTWATDVAAKFRIPRLYFHGTGFFPLCATLSVMMYQPHCNLSSDSESFAIPNLPDEIKMTRSQLPVFPDESEFMKMLKASIEIEERSYGVIVNSFYELEPAYANHYRKVFGRKAWHIGPVSLCNKAIEDKAERGSIKSSTAEKHECLKWLDSKKPRSVVYVSFGSMVRFADSQLLEIATGLEASGQDFIWVVKKEKKEVEEWLPEGFEKRMEGKGLIIRDWAPQVLILEHEAIGAFVTHCGWNSIIEAVSAGVPMITWPVIGEQFYNEKLVTEILRIGVPVGSEKWAFSFVDVEAETEGRVRREAIEEAVTRIMVGDEAVEMRSKVKELGENARRAVEEGGSSFLDLSTLVGELNDLAFGGR; this is encoded by the coding sequence ATGGCCATGGAAACTAAATCATGCCAACAGCTTCATATCTTCATTCTTCCATACATGGCTCGCGGCCACAGCATACCCCTTACAGACATAGCTAAACTATTTTCTTCTCATGGGGCAAGATGCACCATAGTAACTACTCCCCTCAATGCACCACTCTTCTCCAAAGCAACCCAAAGAGGTGAAATTGAACTTGTTCTCATTAAGTTCCCATCTGCTGAAGCAGGGTTGCCTCAAGATTGCGAAAGCGCCGACTTGATTATAACACAAGACATGGTGGGAAAATTTATCAAAGCCACCTTTCTACTTGAACCACAGTTTGAGAAGATTTTAGATGAACATCGACCTCATTGCCTTGTTGCTGATGCTTTCTTTACTTGGGCTACAGATGTTGCTGCCAAGTTTCGAATTCCAAGGCTGTATTTCCATGGAACCGGTTTCTTCCCATTGTGTGCTACATTGAGTGTGATGATGTATCAACCTCATTGTAATTTGTCATCTGATTCAGAATCTTTTGCCATTCCTAATCTCCCCGATGAAATCAAGATGACTAGAAGCCAACTACCTGTGTTTCCTGATGAGTCAGAATTTATGAAGATGCTCAAAGCATCTATAGAGATTGAAGAAAGGAGCTATGGGGTTATTGTTAACAGCTTTTATGAACTAGAACCAGCTTATGCAAATCATTACAGGAAGGTGTTTGGGCGGAAGGCATGGCATATCGGCCCTGTTTCATTATGCAACAAGGCAATAGAGGATAAAGCAGAGAGGGGATCAATAAAAAGCTCGACTGCTGAGAAACATGAGTGTTTGAAATGGCTTGATTCAAAGAAACCCCGCTCGGTTGTTTATGTATCATTCGGAAGCATGGTCCGTTTTGCTGATTCTCAGCTACTAGAAATCGCAACAGGCCTTGAGGCTTCTGGACAAGACTTCATTTGGGTTGTGAAGAAAGAAAAGAAAGAAGTAGAAGAGTGGTTGCCTGAAGGATTTGAGAAGAGAATGGAAGGTAAGGGACTGATCATAAGAGATTGGGCTCCTCAAGTGCTAATTCTTGAGCATGAAGCAATAGGAGCATTTGTGACTCACTGTGGGTGGAACTCTATAATAGAAGCAGTGTCTGCTGGAGTTCCAATGATCACGTGGCCGGTGATCGGCGAGCAGTTTTACAATGAGAAGTTGGTGACTGAGATACTTAGGATTGGGGTTCCTGTTGGTTCTGAAAAATGGGCTTTCTCATTTGTGGATGTAGAGGCAGAGACAGAAGGGAGGGTGAGGAGGGAGGCCATAGAGGAGGCTGTGACTAGAATCATGGTGGGTGATGAAGCCGTGGAAATGAGAAGCAAAGTGAAAGAGCTTGGGGAGAATGCAAGGAGGGCTGTTGAAGAAGGTGGATCATCTTTCTTGGATTTGTCTACTCTAGTCGGAGAGTTGAACGACCTAGCTTTTGGAGGCCGTTGA
- the LOC101313264 gene encoding wall-associated receptor kinase-like 20-like → MAPPPDLRLLTASLLLLLLSSAWNALSIQLCPPCGTTSVPYPLSTSPTCGDQSYKIRCLSNSSLLFDTLNNSYPIASISPSSQRLVVRPSTFLSPSSCVTSDVIHQGIQLNESLPFNVTSSNTILYFNCTDSILRSPLNCSASSLCHTYVNNTNSVGACRAAPICCTFRAGGSSTSYMVRVRDSGCSAYTSFVNLDPVLPVARWPEPGVEIQWVAPREPVCGNQSDCDGKSVCGSDPVQNGVRRCFCNSGFTWDPVSGFCVDDTGSKDRTGLIAGLTSGIGASLVAATIAIVLYKRHRRIKEAQDRLTKEREAILNANGGRAAKVFTGKEIKKATNNFSRDLLLGAGGYGEVYKGTLEDGTVVAVKIAKLGNTKGTDQVLNEVRILCQVNHRSLVHLLGCCVELEQPIMVYEYIENGTLLEHLQARKGVGRSVLSWMQRLQIAHDTAEGLAYLHFSAVPPIYHRDVKSSNILLDYKLNAKVADFGLSRLAHTDMSHISTCAQGTLGYLDPEYYRNYQLTDKSDVYSFGVVLLELMSSQKAIDFNRDADDVNLAVYVQRLMAEEKLIDAIDPMMKEGATALELDTMKALGFLALGCLEERRQNRPSMKEVVEEIEYITSIATSKVVDD, encoded by the exons ATGGCCCCTCCTCCCGACCTCCGCCTCCTCACGGCGTCGCTCCTCCTCCTCCTCCTATCCAGCGCGTGGAACGCACTCTCCATCCAACTCTGCCCTCCCTGCGGCACCACCTCCGTCCCCTACCCCCTCAGCACATCTCCCACCTGCGGCGACCAGTCCTACAAAATCCGCTGCCTCAGCAACTCCTCCCTCCTCTTCGACACCCTCAACAACTCCTACCCCATCGCCTCCATCTCCCCCTCCTCCCAACGACTCGTCGTACGCCCCTCCACCTTCCTCTCCCCCTCCTCCTGCGTCACCTCTGACGTCATCCACCAGGGTATCCAGCTCAACGAGTCCCTCCCCTTCAACGTCACCAGCAGCAACACCATTCTCTACTTCAACTGCACCGACTCGATCCTCCGGTCGCCGCTGAACTGCTCGGCGTCGAGCTTGTGTCATACTTACGTCAACAACACGAATTCTGTGGGGGCGTGTAGGGCGGCTCCGATTTGCTGTACTTTCCGGGCGGGCGGGTCGTCGACGTCGTACATGGTTCGGGTCAGGGACTCGGGTTGTAGCGCGTATACGAGCTTTGTGAACTTGGATCCTGTTTTGCCGGTGGCGCGGTGGCCGGAGCCGGGGGTGGAGATACAGTGGGTGGCGCCGAGGGAGCCGGTGTGCGGTAATCAGTCGGATTGTGACGGGAAGTCGGTGTGTGGATCCGACCCGGTTCAGAATGGGGTGCGGAGGTGTTTCTGTAATTCCGGGTTTACGTGGGACCCGGTTTCAGGGTTTTGCGTTGACG ATACTGGTTCAAAGGACAGGACTGGACTAATAGCAG GTTTGACTTCTGGTATTGGGGCATCACTAGTTGCTGCCACTATTGCCATTGTACTCTACAAGCGCCACAGACGCATCAAAGAAGCTCAAGACCGCCTGACCAAAGAGCGAGAAGCAATCCTGAACGCCAATGGAGGCAGAGCCGCAAAAGTCTTCACCGGAAAAGAGATCAAAAAGGCAACAAACAACTTCTCCAGAGACCTCCTCTTAGGTGCTGGTGGATATGGTGAAGTCTACAAAGGAACTCTCGAAGATGGCACTGTCGTGGCTGTGAAGATCGCCAAGCTTGGAAACACCAAAGGCACTGATCAGGTCCTCAATGAGGTCCGAATTCTGTGCCAAGTTAACCACAGGAGTCTTGTGCATTTACTTGGTTGTTGTGTTGAACTAGAGCAGCCTATTATGGTGTACGAGTACATTGAGAATGGGACTCTACTTGAGCATCTGCAAGCTCGGAAAGGTGTTGGTCGATCAGTTCTTTCGTGGATGCAACGTCTCCAGATTGCTCATGACACTGCTGAGGGTCTAGCTTATCTCCACTTCTCAGCGGTGCCTCCAATCTATCACCGTGACGTGAAATCTAGTAACATTCTGCTTGATTATAAATTGAATGCCAAGGTTGCTGATTTCGGCTTATCAAGATTGGCTCATACTGATATGAGTCACATCTCAACATGTGCTCAGGGAACTCTCGGATACCTTGATCCTGAATATTACAGAAACTATCAATTGACTGACAAGAGTGATGTTTATAGCTTCGGTGTTGTGCTATTAGAGCTGATGTCCTCTCAGAAAGCCATAGATTTCAACAGGGACGCCGATGATGTGAACCTTGCAGTTTATGTGCAGAGGCTGATGGCGGAAGAGAAGCTTATCGATGCAATTGATCCAATGATGAAAGAAGGAGCTACAGCTTTGGAGCTGGACACCATGAAGGCACTAGGGTTCTTGGCATTGGGTTGCTTGGAGGAACGCAGACAGAATAGGCCTTCGATGAAAGAAGTCGTGGAGGAGATTGAGTACATTACAAGCATTGCCACATCAAAGGTTGTCGACGACTAG
- the LOC101297190 gene encoding probable E3 ubiquitin-protein ligase HERC3-like, which produces MNDGGDVRMEEGDDGGEKVVFMWGYLPGALPQRSPLLSPTVVRPGGDYQWRDVFGGGCGFAMAISDSGKLITWGSTDDLGQSYVTSGKHGETPEPFPLPAEVSLVKAAAGWAHCVAVTDMGAVYTWGWKECVPSGKVIAEPSMGTNFEKDVMERQCSFLTDQVSPRSQGSRSSSGTMSATEARGAGEEYSKRRRVSSAKQAGESSSSGDETLSALPYLVALNPGVRIANVAAGGRHTLALSDMGQVWGWGYGGEGQLGLGSRIRMVSSPHPIPCVKSSSYGIMNPDEHSFGVPGNYVKGIACGGRHSAVITDAGALLTFGWGLYGQCGQGSTDDELSPICVSSLLGIRIESVAAGLWHTVCISADGDVYAFGGNQFGQLGTGADQAETIPRLLDAPVLENVNAKIVSCGARHSCIITEDAKVFGWGWNKYGQLGLGDVIDRNIPAQVMIDGCVPKNVACGWWHTLLLAELPT; this is translated from the exons ATGAATGACGGCGGAGATGTGAGAATGGAGGAGGGAGACGACGGCGGGGAGAAGGTGGTGTTCATGTGGGGATATCTTCCGGGAGCTCTGCCGCAAAGGTCGCCGCTTTTGTCGCCGACGGTTGTGAGGCCGGGTGGCGATTACCAGTGGAGGGATGTCTTTGGCGGCGGTTGCGGCTTCGCCATGGCCATTTCTG ATTCTGGGAAGCTGATTACATGGGGTTCAACAGATGATCTAGGTCAGAGCTATGTGACATCTGGGAAGCATGGG GAAACGCCGGAGCCTTTTCCTCTTCCAGCTGAAGTTTCTCTAGTAAAGGCAGCTGCAGGTTGGGCGCATTGTGTTGCAGTTACAG ATATGGGAGCAGTTTACACATGGGGATGGAAAGAGTGTGTTCCCTCTGGGAAGGTCATTGCGGAACCATCTATGGGTACAAACTTTGAGAAGGATGTAATGGAAAGGCAGTGTTCTTTCTTGACAGACCAAG TTAGCCCTCGTTCTCAAGGCTCACGATCCAGTAGCGGAACAATGTCTGCTACTGAAGCTCGGGGAGCTGGAGAAGAATATTCAAAGCGAAGAAGAGTATCTTCCGCAAAGCAAGCAGGTGAAAGTTCATCATCTGGTGATGAAACCCTCTCGGCATTGCCCTATCTTGTGGCATTGAACCCAGGAGTTAGAATAGCCAATGTTGCTGCTGGAGGACGCCATACTCTAGCATTGTCAG ACATGGGACAGGTCTGGGGATGGGGATATGGAGGTGAAGGGCAGCTCGGTCTGGGCTCACGGATACGTATGGTGTCCTCCCCTCATCCTATACCTTGTGTCAAGTCCTCTTCTTATGGCATCATGAATCCAGATGAACACAGTTTCGGAGTACCTGGAAATTATGTGAAAGGGATTGCCTGTGGAGGTCGACATAGTGCAGTGATCACAG ATGCTGGAGCACTACTTACTTTCGGTTGGGGGCTTTATGGACAG TGTGGACAAGGAAGTACAGATGATGAACTAAGCCCAATTTGTGTATCTTCATTACTTGGTATCCGGATAGAGAGTGTTGCTGCAGGACTGTGGCATACTGTCTGCATTTCAGCTGATGGTGATGTTTATGCATTTGGGGGGAATCAGTTTGGGCAGTTGGGAACTGGAGCTGATCAAGCTGAG ACTATTCCGAGGCTTTTGGATGCTCCTGTTCTGGAAAATGTGAATGCAAAAATTGTTTCCTGTGGAGCTCGTCATAGTTGCATTATCACCG AGGATGCAAAAGTGTTTGGCTGGGGATGGAACAAGTATGGCCAG CTTGGCTTAGGCGACGTGATAGACCGCAACATTCCAGCCCAAGTCATGATCGATGGATGTGTCCCCAAAAACGTGGCATGTGGCTGGTGGCATACCTTGCTTCTGGCCGAACTACCGACTTGA
- the LOC101313562 gene encoding uncharacterized protein LOC101313562: MVPKLRLSPCLSRTKRKLQAGPKKAVVGIFAFEVASVMSNLVNIWRLLSNEKVDHTLRKYFSRSVGIKKLVSHDDDFIRGLVSGELFENMIPIEKFVARLEKNHCSNPRLKDFEHAVSNWINNGIDPFVWELPWEEMEKEAKKMESATLDDPILLEFQNKVELKRLEVENLKEGSLWNITFNHIGILLARSVFTIFNCIKSVYGVPHQLMADADHTSPSPSIFSKYKLLDAPPDTLGAAALALHYANIVIKIESLVRHPISLYSSRRDLYRMLPANMRAELSERLPSIQSLTYSSVEDVAAEKKVAMAEIIEWLAPLAHNTKKLHSKRNFKQQKACVSRSHVLLVQTLYFANQQKTEATIMEIIVGLQYTACKLSLKLY, translated from the exons ATGGTGCCGAAGTTAAGGTTATCTCCTTGTCTGTCACGGACTAAAAGGAAGCTTCAGGCTGGTCCTAAGAAAGCAGTGGTTGGTATTTTTGCCTTTGAAGTTGCAAGTGTGATGTCTAATCTGGTCAATATATGGAGACTTCTCAGTAATGAAAAAGTTGATCATACGCTCAGAAAATATTTCTCACGTTCGGTGGGGATAAAAAAGCTTGTGTCACATGATGATGATTTCATTCGAGGTTTAGTATCTGGTGAATTGTTTGAGAATATGATCCCTATAGAAAAATTTGTGGCTAGGCTTGAGAAGAATCATTGTTCTAATCCTAGGTTGAAGGATTTTGAGCATGCTGTTAGTAATTGGATCAACAATGGTATTGACCCTTTTGTATGGGAACTTCCATGGGAGGAGATGGAAAAGGAAGCCAAAAAGATGGAGAG TGCCACCTTGGATGATCCAATTTTGCTTGAGTTTCAGAACAAGGTAGAGCTGAAGCGGCTCGAGGTGGAGAATTTGAAAGAGGGGTCTTTGTGGAACATAACTTTCAATCACATAGGTATCCTTTTGGCAAGATCTGTCTTCACAATTTTCAATTGTATCAAGTCTGTTTATGGAGTTCCTCATCAACTCATGGCGGATGCAGATCACACTAGTCCTAGTCCATCAATTTTCAGCAAGTACAAGCTGTTGGATGCTCCTCCCGACACGCTCGGTGCTGCTGCCTTAGCACTCCACTATGCAAATATTGTCATCAAAATTGAAAGTTTAGTAAGACATCCCATCTCTCTTTATAGTAGCAGACGTGACCTGTACAGAATGTTGCCTGCAAATATGAGAGCTGAGCTAAGTGAAAGGCTGCCCTCCATCCAGAGCTTGACTTATTCGTCTGTTGAAGATGTTGCAGCAGAGAAGAAGGTGGCAATGGCTGAAATAATTGAATGGTTAGCACCACTTGCTCATAATACGAAGAAATTGCACTCGAAGAGGAACTTTAAACAACAGAAGGCCTGTGTTTCCAGGAGCCATGTGCTTCTGGTACAAACTCTATACTTTGCAAATCAACAGAAGACAGAAGCAACTATTATGGAAATTATTGTTGGTTTGCAGTACACTGCTTGCAAGCTCAGCTTAAAGCTCTACTAG
- the LOC101313854 gene encoding uncharacterized protein LOC101313854 — translation MVVKSRYGRRFRTKRRKKKAVVGIFAFEVAKVMSKLVHLRESLSPKQVDRLRKFISDSMGLKKLVLHDDDFIRGLIPGELFEKMIPLTKFVAWLGKNHCSDDPSLKDFEHAVTDWINNGVDPFVWELPWEEMEKEAKKMKRFVKINAVLYDGMKHLSDLEHTLKDITATLDGPILLDFQNKLELKRLEVENLKEGSLWNMTFNYIGILLARSVCTIISRIKSVYGVPHQIMADADHTSTPSPSIFSKYKLLDAPPDTLSAAALHYANIVIQVERAVRCSFAGRSDLYSMLPANMRDEINERLPSIRSLTLSVIDLAAERKVASDEILEWLVPLAHNTKKWHSKRNFQLKAYVSRSHVLLVETLYFANQQKTEATIMELIVGMQYSWEAGLEALREKDRLRRALKAASLEDQDKGKSSIVL, via the coding sequence ATGGTGGTAAAATCGAGGTATGGAAGGCGGTTCAGGACTAAAAGGAGGAAGAAGAAAGCAGTGGTTGGAATTTTTGCCTTTGAAGTTGCAAAAGTGATGTCTAAGCTGGTCCATCTACGGGAATCCCTGAGTCCTAAACAAGTTGATAGGCTCAGGAAATTTATCTCAGATTCTATGGGGTTGAAAAAGCTTGTGTTACATGATGATGATTTCATTCGAGGTTTAATACCAGGTGAATTGTTTGAGAAAATGATCCCTTTAACAAAATTTGTGGCCTGGCTTGGGAAGAATCATTGTTCTGATGATCCAAGTTTGAAAGATTTTGAGCATGCTGTTACTGATTGGATCAACAATGGTGTTGACCCTTTTGTATGGGAACTTCCATGGGAGGAGATGGAAAAGGAAGCCAAAAAGATGAAGAGGTTCGTTAAAATAAATGCAGTTTTGTATGACGGGATGAAACATCTTTCGGATCTTGAACATACTTTGAAAGACATCACTGCCACCTTGGATGGTCCAATTTTGCTTGATTTTCAGAACAAGTTAGAGCTGAAGCGGCTCGAGGTGGAGAATTTGAAAGAGGGGTCTTTGTGGAACATGACTTTCAATTACATAGGTATCCTTTTGGCAAGATCTGTCTGCACAATTATCAGTCGTATCAAGTCTGTTTATGGAGTTCCTCATCAAATCATGGCAGATGCAGATCACACTAGTACTCCTAGTCCATCAATTTTCAGCAAGTACAAGCTGTTGGATGCTCCACCCGACACACTCAGTGCTGCTGCACTGCACTATGCAAATATTGTCATCCAAGTTGAACGTGCAGTAAGATGTTCTTTCGCTGGCAGAAGTGACCTGTACAGTATGTTGCCTGCAAATATGAGAGATGAGATAAATGAAAGGCTGCCCTCCATCAGGAGCTTGACTTTATCAGTTATAGATCTTGCAGCAGAGCGGAAGGTGGCAAGTGATGAAATATTAGAATGGTTAGTACCACTTGCTCATAATACGAAGAAATGGCACTCCAAGAGAAACTTTCAACTGAAAGCCTATGTTTCCAGGAGCCATGTGCTTCTGGTAGAAACCCTCTACTTTGCAAATCAACAGAAGACAGAAGCAACAATTATGGAACTTATTGTTGGTATGCAGTACAGCTGGGAAGCTGGGCTAGAAGCTCTACGAGAGAAGGACCGTCTCAGGCGTGCTCTAAAGGCAGCCTCCCTGGAAGACCAAGACAAAGGCAAGTCATCCATTGTTCTCTAG
- the LOC101314139 gene encoding uncharacterized protein LOC101314139 — MVRFIKITTDLYDQMKLLSDLECTRNRMDGPIWLEIQNDVELKQLEVENLKKGSFWNMTFDCVGLFLARFVFTIFSDIKSAYGVPQLMAKDTDHTSTPSPSIFNKYKLFDAPPDTLGAAALALKYADIVILIERLVRSPVSLYSKRRDELYSVLPANIRDELRDRLSPIQRLSCSLVKEIAAPMKVTTAKTLEWLAPLVHNTKKWHSMWKRHQKAYGCSQVRLVETLYFAGQEETEAEIMRLIVGLQYKKQAAEMRVSYGCKGKASVVLEESKSVTI, encoded by the coding sequence ATGGTGAGATTCATTAAGATCACCACAGATTTGTATGACCAGATGAAACTTCTTTCGGATCTTGAATGTACTAGGAACCGCATGGATGGTCCAATTTGGCTTGAGATTCAGAACGATGTAGAGCTGAAGCAGCTCGAGGTGGAGAATTTAAAAAAGGGGTCTTTCTGGAACATGACTTTTGATTGCGTAGGTCTCTTTTTGGCAAGATTTGTCTTCACAATTTTCAGTGATATCAAGTCTGCTTATGGAGTTCCTCAACTGATGGCCAAAGATACTGATCACACTAGTACTCCTAGTCCATCAATTTTCAACAAGTACAAGCTCTTTGATGCTCCACCTGACACACTCGGCGCTGCTGCCTTAGCTCTGAAATATGCAGACATTGTCATCCTAATTGAACGTTTAGTACGTTCTCCTGTCTCCCTTTATTCTAAACGGAGAGATGAACTGTATAGTGTGTTGCCTGCAAATATAAGAGATGAGCTAAGGGACAGGCTGTCTCCAATCCAGAGGTTGAGTTGTTCATTAGTTAAAGAAATTGCCGCACCGATGAAGGTGACGACGGCTAAAACGTTAGAATGGTTAGCACCACTTGTTCATAATACCAAGAAATGGCACTCCATGTGGAAGCGTCACCAGAAGGCCTATGGCTGTAGCCAGGTGCGTCTGGTTGAAACTCTATACTTTGCAGGACAAGAGGAGACAGAAGCAGAAATTATGCGACTCATTGTTGGTTTGCAATACAAAAAGCAAGCTGCGGAAATGCGTGTTTCTTATGGATGCAAAGGCAAGGCATCAGTCGTTCTGGAGGAATCCAAATCAGTAACTATTTAA